A single window of Salvia splendens isolate huo1 chromosome 6, SspV2, whole genome shotgun sequence DNA harbors:
- the LOC121807483 gene encoding probable ATP synthase 24 kDa subunit, mitochondrial, translating into MALAARSLSRSTRQLYAGQSVLRSEYAIPARSFAKGAGGAPASLKGDEMLKGIFLDVKKKFETAIGILRKEKITIAPEDPAAVTQYAKVMQTIREKADLFSESQRIKHTIDSRTQDISDVRSYLLAVKDIRVKRGLIDDLGAETMMMDALNNVEKELKKPLLRNDKKGMGLLKAEFDKVNQKLGIRKEDLPKLEEQLELKLAKAQLEELKKDALEAMETQKKREEFKDEEMPEVKSLDIRNFL; encoded by the exons ATGGCTCTCGCCGCTCGTTCCCTCTCGAGATCCACTCGCCAG TTGTATGCGGGGCAAAGTGTTCTCCGTTCGGAGTATGCTATTCCGGCGCGTTCCTTTGCTAAAGGAGCTGGCGGCGCTCCTGCCTCATTGAAGGGCGATG AGATGTTGAAGGGTATATTTCTTGACGTTAAGAAGAAATTCGAGACAGCCATAGGGATCTTAAGGAAAGAGAAGATCACCATTGCTCCTGAAGATCCTGCTGCTGTGACCCAGTATGCCAAAGTCATGCAGACTATAAGAGAAAA GGCTGATCTTTTTTCTGAGTCACAGAGGATCAAGCACACAATTGATTCACGAACACAAGACATTTCTGATGTTCGATCCTACTTGCTAGCCGTGAAGGATATAAGGGTGAA GAGAGGCCTTATTGATGATCTAGGCGCGGAGACTATGATGATGGATGCACTGAACAACGTTGAGAAGGAACTGAAGAAACCTCTCCTGAGAAACGACAAAAAGGGGATGGGCCTGCTGAAGGCAGAATTTGACAAGGTCAACCAAAA GCTTGGCATTCGCAAAGAAGATCTGCCCAAACTTGAGGAGCAGTTAGAACTTAAACTTGCGAAAGCCCAACTTGAAGAGCTGAAGAAAGATGCTCTTGAAGCAATGGAAACTCAGAAGAAACG GGAAGAGTTCAAGGACGAAGAAATGCCCGAAGTGAAGTCACTAGACATCAGAAACTTCCTCTAG